The proteins below come from a single Aegilops tauschii subsp. strangulata cultivar AL8/78 chromosome 6, Aet v6.0, whole genome shotgun sequence genomic window:
- the LOC109779952 gene encoding zinc finger protein CONSTANS-LIKE 3 codes for MKVEEQTVVGGGGGGLWGLAGRPCDTCAVDAARLYCRSDGAYLCAGCDARAHGAGSRHARVWLCEVCEHAPAAVTCRADAAALCATCDADIHSANPLASRHERLPVTPFFGALADPPQPAPSPSSAAATQEDADDDGSNEAEAASWLLPEPGDSPEDSTATFFPDSDAYLDLDFVRSMDGIKAIGVPVAPSELDVAGGALFYPEHSMNHSMSTSEVAVVPDALSAGGAPAPAPSVAVVASKGKEREARLMRYREKRKNRRFQKTIRYASRKAYAETRPRIKGRFAKRTAEDDALERDGPFSPASSAHLASDGDYGVVPSF; via the exons ATGAAAGTGGAGGAGCAGACGgtggtgggaggaggaggaggggggctctGGGGGCTGGCCGGGCGGCCGTGCGACACGTGCGCCGTGGACGCGGCGCGGCTCTACTGCCGGTCGGACGGCGCCTACCTCTGCGCCGGGTGCGACGCGCGCGCTCACGGGGCCGGCTCCCGCCACGCGCGCGTCTGGCTCTGCGAGGTCTGCGAGCACGCGCCCGCCGCGGTCACCTGCCGCGCCGACGCCGCCGCGCTCTGCGCCACGTGCGACGCCGACATCCACTCCGCCAACCCGCTCGCCAGCCGGCACGAGCGCCTCCCCGTCACGCCTTTCTTCGGCGCGCTCGCCGACCCGCCCCAGCCCGCCCCCTCCCCGTCCTCCGCCGCCGCGACGCAGGAGGACGCGGACGACGACGGGAGCAACGAGGCCGAGGCGGCCTCCTGGCTTCTTCCCGAGCCTGGCGATAGCCCCGAGGACAGCACCGCTACCTTCTTCCCTGACTCGGACGCGTACCTCGATCTGGACTTCGTCCGGTCTATGGACGGGATCAAGGCCATCGGGGTGCCCGTCGCCCCTTCCGAGCTCGACGTCGCCGGCGGCGCTCTCTTCTACCCCGAACACTCCATGAACCACAGC ATGTCAACGTCCGAGGTCGCGGTGGTGCCGGACGCGCTGTCAGCCGGCGGGGCCCCGGCGCCGGCGCCGTCGGTGGCGGTGGTGGCTAGCAAGGGGAAGGAGCGGGAGGCCCGGCTGATGCGGTACCGGGAGAAGCGCAAGAACCGGAGGTTCCAGAAGACCATCCGCTACGCGTCCCGCAAGGCGTACGCCGAGACGCGGCCGCGCATCAAGGGCCGGTTCGCCAAGCGCACCGCCGAGGACGACGCGCTGGAGCGGGACGGGCCGTTCTCGCCCGCGTCGTCGGCGCACCTGGCGTCGGACGGTGACTACGGCGTCGTGCCGTCGTTCTGA